Proteins co-encoded in one Papaver somniferum cultivar HN1 chromosome 5, ASM357369v1, whole genome shotgun sequence genomic window:
- the LOC113278291 gene encoding putative disease resistance protein RGA4, producing the protein MADAEKRQATDELVRLWLRRLKDVAYDADDVIDDFSYEAMRKSERGDRLKYKVRDFISSSNPLIFRFKMVRKIRDINQRLDKITEDMGRFQLQITTPGNTSIACAESSEQRSRHTTSFSTEPEIVGRQNDKNNILDILIKETPSSSTLSDRNLEKVSVISIVGMGGLGKTTLAQLVYQDELVKRQFDLKMWVHVSESFDLENLLTKIMESAIQTKFDTGSNLDVLVIKARKQLDETKYLLVLDDLWEENPESWDRLKSVLQVGAQGSKILITTRKDQVASIVRDIIPPYILQQLPDDACWSMIQQKAFYPGGASDTKEMRNIGKEIAKKCCGLPLAVKFLGGLLHSKNKESDWISISSDNTWSAPESQNKILPVLKLSYNNLPSHLKQCFSFCAIFPKNWEIRKETLIRMWMAEGFIKPSKVENKRLIEDIGNEYFEILVWSSFFHKLKKSGNMLNDIETCEMHDLVHDLAENVLRDSELVSLKMSEFGNTSEARWLRLTVNEETSTTYLKKLSNAKKLRTIFVLEGSNLLVDPVVFSRSKHLRVLHASPSPDSNFLKLPHLCYKMRHLRYLYLSNLNLIEIVNVQSINKLFHLETLALTYMDGVQNLLKNIQSLKKLRHLEISWTDLEELPDSVTSLCNLQTLDLNHCDLKVIPDSISGLKHLKSPNLSFNKIIELSVVVLTLSNLQTLDVNSCQHLKTLESVAGLANLKLFNFKYCPLFKALPKDFWALTQLNPLTYMVLRLKNYQSLVLTSGISCMHIFSIARFPKMSEIGQNLENLFTISGEIQQYWV; encoded by the coding sequence ATGGCTGACGCTGAGAAAAGGCAAGCGACAGATGAACTTGTAAGACTTTGGTTGAGAAGGCTCAAGGATGTCGCATACGATGCTGATGATGTGATTGATGATTTCTCATATGAAGCCATGCGTAAGTCTGAAAGAGGGGACCGCTTGAAGTATAAGGTACGCGATTTTATTTCATCTTCCAACCCACTTATTTTCCGTTTTAAAATGGTTAGAAAGATCAGGGACATTAATCAGAGATTAGATAAAATTACAGAAGATATGGGTAGATTCCAGTTGCAAATTACTACACCTGGTAATACTAGTATCGCTTGCGCTGAAAGTAGTGAGCAACGGAGTCGACATACCACATCATTTTCAACTGAGCCGGAAATCGTAGGAAGGCAAAATGATAAAAATAACATTCTAGATATTTTAATAAAGGAAACCccatcttcatcaacattatctgATAGGAATCTTGAAAAGGTTTCTGTGATTTCCATAGTGGGGATGGGGGGACTTGGGAAAACTACTCTAGCTCAACTTGTTTACCAAGACGAGTTGGTAAAGAGACAGTTTGATCTAAAAATGTGGGTTCATGTATCTGAATCTTTTGATTTGGAAAACCTCTTAACAAAAATTATGGAGTCTGCAATTCAAACTAAGTTCGATACTGGATCAAATCTCGATGTACTAGTGATTAAAGCTCGCAAACAATTGGATGAGACTAAATATTTGCTAGTACTTGATGATTTGTGGGAAGAGAATCCTGAGTCATGGGACAGACTCAAGTCTGTCCTGCAAGTTGGTGCTCAGGGGAGTAAAATCTTAATAACTACACGTAAAGACCAAGTTGCATCTATTGTACGGGACATTATTCCTCCGTACATTTTGCAACAGCTACCTGATGATGCATGTTGGTCTATGATCCAGCAAAAAGCATTTTATCCTGGGGGAGCATCAGATACTAAAGAAATGAGAAACATAGGAAAAGAAATTGCAAAAAAATGTTGTGGTTTACCACTTGCAGTAAAATTTCTTGGTGGTTTGTTGCACTCAAAAAACAAAGAATCAGACTGGATATCAATTAGCAGTGATAACACTTGGAGTGCACCAGAAAGCCAAAACAAAATCTTACCTGTACTAAAATTAAGTTATAACAATTTGCCATCTCATTTGAAACAATGTTTCTCATTTTGTGCAATCTTTCCTAAGAACTGGGAGATTAGAAAGGAAACTTTGATTCGTATGTGGATGGCAGAAGGATTTATTAAGCCTTCAAAAGTTGAAAACAAAAGACTGATAGAAGATATAGGAAATGAATATTTCGAAATTCTTGTGTGGAGCTCATTTTTCCATAAATTAAAGAAGAGCGGTAACATGTTAAATGACATAGAGACATGCGAGATGCATGATCTTGTTCATGATCTTGCAGAAAATGTTCTTAGGGATAGTGAATTGGTGTCTCTTAAGATGAGTGAGTTTGGAAATACTTCTGAAGCTCGTTGGTTACGGTTAACAGTAAATGAAGAAACATCAACAACATATCTGAAAAAGTTAAGTAATGCAAAGAAATTAAGGACGATTTTCGTCCTTGAAGGTTCAAACCTGCTAGTGGATCCTGTTGTTTTTTCAAGATCCAAACACTTACGGGTATTACATGCGAGTCCTTCACCAGATTCAAATTTTTTAAAGTTGCCTCATTTGTGTTATAAGATGAGACATTTAAGGTACCTTTACCTGTCCAATCTTAATCTTATAGAAATAGTGAATGTCCAATCAATTAATAAACTATTTCATTTGGAGACCTTGGCATTGACTTACATGGATGGTGTTCAAAATCtactcaaaaacattcaatctttAAAAAAATTAAGACATCTTGAAATCTCATGGACGGATCTGGAAGAATTGCCTGATTCTGTCACAAGTCTTTGTAATTTGCAAACATTGGATCTCAATCATTGTGATTTAAAAGTCATTCCTGATTCTATCTCTggtttaaaacatctaaaatcTCCAAATCTGTCATTCAACAAAATTATAGAATTATCTGTTGTTGTCCTCACCCTCTCCAATTTGCAAACCTTGGACGTCAATAGTTGTCAACATTTAAAAACCTTAGAGTCTGTGGCAGGTCTTGCTAATTTGAAGTTATTTAATTTTAAATACTGCCCATTATTTAAGGCATTACCCAAAGATTTTTGGGCTTTAACTCAGTTAAATCCCTTGACCTATATGGTACTGAGATTAAAGAACTACCAGAGTCTTGTGCTGACCTCAGGAATATCGTGTATGCACATCTTTTCCATTGCGAGGTTCCCAAAGATGTCAGAAATTGGACAAAACTTAGAAAACTTATTTACAATCAGTGGAGAAATTCAACAATATTGGGTTTAG